Proteins from a genomic interval of Diaminobutyricimonas aerilata:
- a CDS encoding DNA-directed RNA polymerase subunit beta', which produces MLDVTTFDQLQIGLATADDIRRWSHGEVKKPETINYRTLKPEKDGLFGEQIFGPSRDWECACGKYKRVRFKGIVCERCGVEVTKSSVRRERMGHIELAAPVTHIWYFKGVPSRLGYLLDMAPKDLEKVIYFAAYMVISIDEEARHADMPGLENELRLEIKQLEQQRDSRVAERLQQLEADLAALEAEGAKADQKRKVKDGAEKEMGQTRKSFDEQITHLERVWDDFRSLKVGDLKPEDSVFHELQDRFGMYFEAYMGAEAIQKRLQAFDLAAEGESLRLQISEGKGQKKIRAIKRLRVVSSFLQTGNSPAAMVLEVVPVIPPELRPMVQLDGGRFATSDLNDLYRRVINRNNRLRRLLDLGAPEIIVNNEKRMLQEAVDALFDNGRRGRPVTGTGNRALKSLSDMLKGKQGRFRQNLLGKRVDYSGRSVIVVGPQLKLHQCGLPKQMALELFKPFVIKRLIDLSHAQNIKSAKRMVERSRPQVWDVLEEIIRERPVLLNRAPTLHRLGIQAFEPQLVEGKAIQLHPLVCAAFNADFDGDQMAVHLPLSVEAQAEARILMLASNNILKPSDGRPVTLPSQDMIIGLHHLTTLKEGAVGEGRVFSSVSEAIMAKDQGTLDLNAKVRIRMSGVVFAEGEAPEGYEAGSPVLLETTLGRALFNETLPGDYPYVEALADKSKISAIVNDLAERYPKVEVAATLDRVKDAGFHWATRSGVTVALSDILTPPTKANILAGYEKQAAKVQDQFDKGLTTDAERRQELIEIWNKATAEVAQAMQSNFPTDNNINRMVSSGARGNWMQVRQIAGMRGLVSNPKGEIIPRPIVHSYKEGLTVAEYFISTHGARKGLADTALRTADSGYLTRRLVDVSQDVIIREDDCGTSKGLELVISAADSEGNLVRDPNVENSVYARTLAEDVVDAKGEVLAAAGDDIGDVLINKLVAGGIETIKVRSVLTCESAVGVCAACYGRSLATGKLVDIGEAVGIIAAQSIGEPGTQLTMRTFHTGGVASADDITQGLPRVTELFEARTPKGASPIAEAAGRITIEDTEKQRRIILTPDNGDEPHIYPVLKRSTLLVEDGQHVELGQQLQVGNLDPKEVLRVKGVRAVQQHLVDGVQGVYRSQGVPIHDKHIEVIVRQMLRKVTVVDHGDTDLLPGELVDRMKYNEINRATLTEGKKTASARQEVMGITKASLATESWLSAASFQETTRVLTQAAMEGKSDPLVGLKENVIIGKLIPAGTGLSRYRDVRVEATEEAKAERYPNRIFTDDSTFSESDLSFVDFDSFNSDDYTPGTYN; this is translated from the coding sequence TTGCTCGACGTAACGACATTTGACCAGCTCCAGATCGGTCTGGCGACGGCGGACGACATCCGCCGCTGGTCGCACGGTGAGGTCAAGAAGCCGGAGACCATCAACTACCGCACCCTGAAGCCGGAGAAGGACGGCCTGTTCGGAGAGCAGATCTTCGGACCGTCCCGCGACTGGGAGTGTGCGTGCGGCAAGTACAAGCGCGTGCGCTTCAAGGGCATCGTGTGCGAGCGCTGCGGCGTGGAGGTCACCAAGTCCTCCGTGCGCCGTGAGCGCATGGGCCACATCGAGCTCGCCGCCCCGGTCACGCACATCTGGTACTTCAAGGGTGTGCCCAGCCGCCTCGGCTACCTGCTCGACATGGCGCCGAAGGACCTCGAGAAGGTCATCTACTTCGCCGCCTACATGGTGATCTCGATCGACGAGGAGGCACGTCACGCCGACATGCCCGGCCTCGAGAACGAGCTCCGCCTCGAGATCAAGCAGCTCGAGCAGCAGCGCGACTCCCGCGTCGCCGAGCGCCTGCAGCAGCTCGAGGCCGACCTCGCCGCCCTCGAGGCGGAAGGTGCCAAGGCCGACCAGAAGCGCAAGGTGAAGGACGGCGCGGAGAAGGAGATGGGTCAGACCCGCAAGTCCTTCGACGAGCAGATCACCCACCTCGAGCGCGTGTGGGACGACTTCCGCAGCCTCAAGGTCGGCGACCTGAAGCCCGAGGACTCCGTGTTCCACGAGCTGCAGGACCGCTTCGGCATGTACTTCGAGGCCTACATGGGCGCCGAGGCCATCCAGAAGCGCCTCCAGGCGTTCGATCTGGCCGCCGAGGGCGAGAGCCTGCGCCTGCAGATCTCCGAGGGCAAGGGTCAGAAGAAGATCCGCGCCATCAAGCGCCTGCGCGTGGTGAGCTCGTTCCTGCAGACCGGCAACTCGCCGGCCGCGATGGTGCTCGAGGTCGTCCCGGTGATCCCGCCGGAGCTGCGCCCGATGGTGCAGCTCGACGGTGGCCGCTTCGCGACCTCCGACCTGAACGACCTGTACCGCCGCGTCATCAACCGCAACAACCGTCTCCGTCGACTGCTCGACCTCGGTGCCCCCGAGATCATCGTCAACAACGAGAAGCGGATGCTGCAGGAGGCCGTCGACGCGCTGTTCGACAACGGCCGTCGCGGTCGCCCCGTGACCGGTACCGGTAACCGCGCCCTCAAGTCCCTCAGCGACATGCTGAAGGGAAAGCAGGGTCGATTCCGTCAGAACCTGCTCGGCAAGCGCGTGGACTACTCGGGCCGGTCGGTCATCGTGGTCGGTCCGCAGCTCAAGCTGCACCAGTGCGGTCTGCCCAAGCAGATGGCGCTCGAGCTGTTCAAGCCGTTCGTCATCAAGCGCCTCATCGACCTGAGCCACGCGCAGAACATCAAGAGCGCCAAGCGCATGGTGGAGCGTTCGCGTCCGCAGGTGTGGGACGTGCTCGAGGAGATCATCCGCGAGCGCCCCGTGCTGCTGAACCGTGCGCCCACGCTGCACCGCCTCGGCATCCAGGCGTTCGAGCCGCAGCTCGTGGAGGGCAAGGCCATCCAGCTGCACCCGCTCGTCTGCGCCGCGTTCAACGCGGACTTCGACGGTGACCAGATGGCTGTGCACCTCCCCCTCTCGGTGGAGGCGCAGGCCGAGGCCCGCATCCTGATGCTCGCCTCGAACAACATCCTCAAGCCGTCGGACGGCCGCCCGGTGACCCTGCCCTCGCAGGACATGATCATCGGTCTGCACCACCTGACCACGCTCAAGGAAGGCGCCGTCGGCGAGGGCCGCGTGTTCTCGTCGGTGTCCGAGGCCATCATGGCCAAGGACCAGGGCACGCTCGACCTCAACGCGAAGGTGCGCATCCGCATGTCGGGTGTCGTCTTCGCCGAGGGCGAGGCGCCCGAGGGCTACGAGGCCGGCTCGCCGGTGCTGCTCGAGACGACCCTGGGTCGCGCGCTCTTCAACGAGACCCTGCCGGGGGACTACCCCTACGTGGAGGCTCTCGCCGACAAGAGCAAGATCTCGGCGATCGTGAACGACCTCGCCGAGCGCTACCCCAAGGTGGAGGTCGCCGCGACGCTCGACCGCGTCAAGGACGCCGGTTTCCACTGGGCCACGCGCTCCGGTGTGACCGTCGCGCTGTCGGACATCCTGACCCCGCCGACCAAGGCGAACATCCTCGCGGGCTACGAGAAGCAGGCCGCGAAGGTGCAGGACCAGTTCGACAAGGGTCTGACCACCGACGCCGAGCGTCGCCAGGAGCTCATCGAGATCTGGAACAAGGCGACCGCCGAGGTGGCCCAGGCCATGCAGTCGAACTTCCCGACGGACAACAACATCAACCGCATGGTGTCTTCGGGCGCCCGTGGTAACTGGATGCAGGTGCGTCAGATCGCCGGTATGCGCGGCCTCGTGTCGAACCCGAAGGGTGAGATCATCCCGCGCCCGATCGTCCACTCCTACAAGGAGGGCCTGACCGTCGCCGAGTACTTCATCTCGACGCACGGTGCCCGTAAGGGTTTGGCCGACACCGCTCTGCGTACCGCCGACTCGGGTTACCTGACCCGTCGTCTGGTGGACGTGTCGCAGGACGTCATCATCCGTGAGGACGACTGCGGTACGAGCAAGGGTCTCGAGCTCGTCATCTCGGCCGCGGACAGCGAGGGCAACCTCGTCCGCGACCCGAACGTCGAGAACTCGGTCTACGCCCGCACGCTCGCCGAGGACGTCGTCGACGCCAAGGGCGAGGTGCTCGCCGCGGCCGGTGACGACATCGGTGACGTGCTGATCAACAAGCTGGTCGCCGGCGGCATCGAGACCATCAAGGTCCGTTCGGTGCTCACGTGCGAGTCGGCCGTCGGTGTCTGCGCGGCGTGCTACGGCCGTTCGCTCGCCACCGGCAAGCTCGTCGACATCGGAGAGGCCGTCGGCATCATCGCGGCCCAGTCGATCGGTGAGCCCGGCACCCAGCTGACGATGCGTACCTTCCACACCGGTGGTGTCGCGTCGGCGGATGACATCACGCAGGGTCTCCCCCGCGTGACGGAGCTCTTCGAGGCGCGTACCCCCAAGGGTGCGAGCCCCATCGCGGAGGCCGCCGGTCGCATCACGATCGAGGACACCGAGAAGCAGCGCCGGATCATCCTGACGCCGGACAACGGCGACGAGCCGCACATCTACCCGGTGCTCAAGCGTTCGACCCTCCTCGTCGAGGACGGTCAGCACGTCGAGCTCGGGCAGCAGCTGCAGGTCGGCAACCTGGACCCGAAGGAGGTGCTGCGCGTCAAGGGCGTCCGCGCCGTGCAGCAGCACCTCGTCGACGGTGTGCAGGGCGTCTACCGCTCGCAGGGTGTGCCGATCCACGACAAGCACATCGAGGTCATCGTGCGCCAGATGCTGCGCAAGGTCACCGTCGTCGACCACGGCGACACCGACCTGCTGCCCGGTGAGCTGGTCGACCGCATGAAGTACAACGAGATCAACCGCGCGACCCTCACCGAGGGCAAGAAGACCGCGTCGGCGCGTCAGGAGGTCATGGGTATCACCAAGGCGTCCCTCGCGACCGAGTCGTGGTTGTCCGCCGCGTCGTTCCAGGAGACCACGCGTGTTCTCACGCAGGCCGCCATGGAGGGCAAGTCGGATCCGCTGGTGGGTCTCAAGGAGAACGTGATCATCGGAAAGCTGATCCCGGCCGGCACCGGTCTCTCCCGGTACCGCGACGTGCGCGTCGAGGCGACCGAGGAGGCGAAGGCGGAGCGTTACCCGAACCGCATCTTCACCGACGACTCCACGTTCAGCGAGTCGGACCTGAGCTTCGTCGACTTCGACAGCTTCAACTCCGACGACTACACCCCGGGCACCTACAACTGA
- the rpoB gene encoding DNA-directed RNA polymerase subunit beta — MAAARNATSTTTPKNGRNAQRLSFAKITDTLTVPDLLALQTESFDWLVGNDAWKARVAEQGATGDSLKTGLDEIFEEISPIEDLGETMQLSFTSPELEEPKYSIGECKERGKTYAAPLYVNAEFMNHMTGEIKTQTVFMGDFPLMTEKGTFIINGTERVVVSQLVRSPGVYFEAAQEKTSDKDIFSARIIPSRGAWLEFEIDKRDQVGVRIDRKRKQSVTVFLKALGLTSEDILEQFKGYASIEATLEKDAILTKEEALKDIYRKLRPGEQVAAEAARALLDNFYFNPKRYDLAKVGRYKINRKLGVDADIKDSVLSVDDIVATIKYLVALHAGQTTLPGVRDGQPVELRLDVDDIDHFGNRRIRAVGELIQNQVRTGLSRMERVVRERMTTQDIEAITPQTLINVRPVVAAIKEFFGTSQLSQFMDQNNPLAGLTHKRRLSALGPGGLSRERAGVEVRDVHPSHYGRMCPIETPEGPNIGLIGSLASFARINSFGFIETPYRRVVNGQVTDTIDYLTANEEDDFIVAQANAPLTSDFKFAEDKVLVRRKGGEVELVPAGDVDYMDVSPRQMVSVATSLIPFLEHDDANRALMGANMQRQAVPLLRSESPVVGTGMESYAAVDAGDVVTAEKAGVVAEVSADVVVVQLDEGGTQEYYLRKFGRSNHGTSYNHRVVVDAGQRVEVGEVIADGPATENGELALGKNLLVAFMPWEGHNFEDAIILSQNLVKDDVLSSIHIEEYEVDARDTKLGKEEITRDLPNVSPELLADLDERGIIRIGAEVRPGDILVGKVTPKGETELSAEERLLRAIFNEKSREVRDTSLKVPHGEEGTVIGVKVFDAADGEDELGSGVNQRVVVFIAQKRKITEGDKLAGRHGNKGVIAKILPVEDMPFLADGTPVDVILNPLGIPGRMNFGQVLETHLGWVAKQGWKVEGKPEWAKRLPEEAFSAEPGTKLATPVFDGALEEEIAGLLDSTLPTRDGERLIDSTGKTVLFDGRSGEPFPDPVSVGYMYILKLHHLVDDKIHARSTGPYSMITQQPLGGKAQFGGQRFGEMEVWALEAYGAAYALQELLTIKSDDILGRVKVYEAIVKGENIQEPGIPESFKVLIKEMQSLCLNVEVLSADGTAVSLRDTDDEVFRAAEELGINISTRFESSSIDDI, encoded by the coding sequence TTGGCTGCTGCGCGCAACGCAACGTCCACCACCACCCCCAAGAACGGCCGTAACGCACAACGGCTCTCGTTCGCGAAGATCACCGACACGCTGACCGTCCCGGATCTGCTTGCGTTGCAGACCGAGAGCTTCGACTGGCTCGTCGGTAACGACGCCTGGAAGGCCCGCGTGGCCGAGCAGGGCGCCACGGGGGACTCGCTGAAGACCGGCCTCGATGAGATCTTCGAGGAGATCAGCCCCATCGAGGACCTCGGCGAGACGATGCAGCTCTCGTTCACGAGCCCCGAGCTCGAGGAGCCGAAGTACTCGATCGGCGAGTGCAAGGAGCGCGGCAAGACCTACGCCGCTCCGCTGTACGTGAACGCCGAGTTCATGAATCACATGACCGGTGAGATCAAGACCCAGACCGTGTTCATGGGCGACTTCCCGCTCATGACCGAGAAGGGCACCTTCATCATCAACGGAACCGAGCGCGTCGTCGTGTCGCAGCTCGTCCGTTCGCCCGGTGTGTACTTCGAGGCCGCGCAGGAGAAGACCTCCGACAAGGACATCTTCTCGGCGCGCATCATCCCCAGCCGCGGTGCATGGCTCGAGTTCGAGATCGACAAGCGCGACCAGGTCGGTGTTCGCATCGACCGCAAGCGCAAGCAGTCGGTCACCGTCTTCCTCAAGGCCCTCGGCCTGACGAGCGAGGACATCCTCGAGCAGTTCAAGGGCTACGCCTCGATCGAGGCCACCCTCGAGAAGGACGCCATCCTCACCAAGGAGGAGGCGCTCAAGGACATCTACCGCAAGCTGCGTCCGGGCGAGCAGGTCGCCGCCGAGGCCGCGCGTGCGCTGCTCGACAACTTCTACTTCAACCCGAAGCGCTACGACCTCGCCAAGGTGGGTCGCTACAAGATCAACCGCAAGCTGGGCGTCGACGCTGACATCAAGGACTCGGTCCTGTCGGTCGACGACATCGTCGCGACGATCAAGTACCTCGTGGCCCTGCACGCCGGTCAGACCACCCTCCCGGGTGTGCGCGACGGCCAGCCGGTCGAGCTCCGCCTCGACGTGGACGACATCGACCATTTCGGCAACCGCCGCATCCGTGCGGTGGGTGAGCTCATCCAGAACCAGGTGCGCACCGGCCTCAGCCGCATGGAGCGCGTCGTCCGCGAGCGGATGACCACGCAGGACATCGAGGCGATCACGCCGCAGACCCTGATCAACGTGCGTCCCGTCGTGGCCGCGATCAAGGAGTTCTTCGGAACCAGCCAGCTGTCGCAGTTCATGGACCAGAACAACCCGCTCGCGGGCCTGACCCACAAGCGTCGCCTCTCGGCGCTGGGTCCCGGTGGTCTGTCCCGTGAGCGTGCCGGCGTCGAGGTGCGCGACGTGCACCCCTCGCACTACGGCCGCATGTGCCCGATCGAGACCCCGGAAGGCCCGAACATCGGCCTCATCGGATCGCTCGCGTCGTTCGCGCGCATCAACTCGTTCGGCTTCATCGAGACGCCGTACCGTCGCGTCGTGAACGGTCAGGTGACCGACACGATCGACTACCTCACCGCCAACGAGGAGGACGACTTCATCGTCGCCCAGGCGAACGCGCCGCTCACGAGCGACTTCAAGTTCGCCGAGGACAAGGTGCTCGTCCGCCGCAAGGGCGGCGAGGTCGAACTCGTGCCCGCCGGCGACGTGGACTACATGGACGTCTCGCCGCGCCAGATGGTGTCGGTCGCGACCTCGCTCATCCCGTTCCTCGAGCACGACGACGCGAACCGCGCCCTCATGGGTGCGAACATGCAGCGCCAGGCCGTTCCGCTGCTGCGCAGCGAGAGCCCGGTCGTCGGCACCGGCATGGAGTCGTACGCCGCCGTCGACGCGGGTGACGTCGTCACCGCCGAGAAGGCCGGTGTCGTCGCCGAGGTGTCCGCGGATGTCGTCGTCGTGCAGCTCGACGAGGGCGGAACGCAGGAGTACTACCTGCGCAAGTTCGGCCGCTCGAACCACGGCACCAGCTACAACCACCGCGTGGTCGTCGACGCCGGTCAGCGCGTCGAGGTCGGCGAGGTCATCGCCGACGGTCCCGCGACCGAGAACGGCGAGCTCGCGCTCGGCAAGAACCTGCTCGTCGCGTTCATGCCGTGGGAGGGTCACAACTTCGAGGACGCGATCATCCTGAGCCAGAACCTGGTGAAGGACGACGTGCTCTCCTCGATCCACATCGAGGAGTACGAGGTCGACGCGCGCGACACCAAGCTCGGCAAGGAGGAGATCACCCGTGATCTCCCCAACGTCAGCCCGGAGCTGCTCGCCGACCTCGACGAGCGCGGCATCATCCGCATCGGTGCCGAGGTGCGCCCCGGCGACATCCTCGTCGGCAAGGTCACCCCGAAGGGCGAGACCGAGCTCTCGGCCGAGGAGCGCCTGCTGCGCGCCATCTTCAACGAGAAGAGCCGCGAGGTGCGCGACACCTCGCTCAAGGTTCCCCACGGTGAAGAGGGCACGGTCATCGGTGTCAAGGTGTTCGACGCCGCCGACGGTGAGGACGAGCTCGGCTCCGGTGTGAACCAGCGCGTCGTGGTCTTCATCGCCCAGAAGCGCAAGATCACCGAGGGCGACAAGCTCGCCGGCCGTCACGGCAACAAGGGCGTCATCGCCAAGATCCTGCCGGTCGAGGACATGCCGTTCCTCGCCGACGGAACCCCGGTCGACGTCATCCTCAACCCGCTCGGCATCCCCGGCCGCATGAACTTCGGCCAGGTGCTCGAGACCCACCTCGGATGGGTCGCGAAGCAGGGCTGGAAGGTCGAGGGCAAGCCGGAGTGGGCCAAGCGCCTGCCCGAGGAGGCCTTCAGCGCGGAGCCGGGCACCAAGCTCGCGACCCCCGTGTTCGACGGTGCCCTCGAGGAGGAGATCGCGGGTCTGCTCGACTCGACGCTCCCCACGCGCGACGGCGAGCGCCTCATCGACTCCACCGGTAAGACGGTGCTGTTCGACGGCCGCTCGGGTGAGCCGTTCCCGGACCCCGTCTCGGTCGGCTACATGTACATCCTGAAGCTGCACCACCTGGTCGACGACAAGATCCACGCCCGCTCGACCGGTCCGTACTCGATGATCACCCAGCAGCCGCTCGGTGGTAAGGCGCAGTTCGGTGGTCAGCGCTTCGGTGAGATGGAGGTGTGGGCGCTCGAGGCATACGGTGCCGCGTACGCCCTCCAGGAGCTCCTGACGATCAAGTCCGACGACATCCTCGGCCGCGTGAAGGTCTACGAGGCGATCGTCAAGGGCGAGAACATCCAGGAGCCCGGCATCCCCGAGAGCTTCAAGGTGCTCATCAAGGAGATGCAGTCGCTCTGCCTGAACGTCGAGGTGCTCTCGGCCGACGGCACCGCGGTCAGCCTGCGTGACACGGACGACGAGGTCTTCCGTGCCGCCGAAGAGCTCGGCATCAACATCTCCACCCGTTTCGAGTCGTCGTCCATCGACGACATCTGA
- a CDS encoding glucoamylase family protein: MPTMPTHRIRRRILAVAAVAGLSIAVPVAPAFAGGHGPTPPPGDAELREYARDTWASMAAMADERTGLVADHIDGALTAPSEYTSPTNIGGYLWSAVVARDLGIIDGKEAFHRLKTTLKTLEKLERHEPSGMFYNWYSPTTGEKLTAWPGSGDVVHPFLSTVDNGWLAAALRVVASADHRLEQRADRLYETMDFGWFHDTAARDGAGLNRGGFWVDQPGDTCTVPGNYGGEGPDVFYTCHWYDTTVSEARIATYLGIANGQIPATAYFATYRTMPEQGCDYAWQEQKPEGVTREYLGVPTYEGTYEYAGMRIVPAWGGSMFEALMPDLFVPEAQWGERSWGVNHPATVEAQKHHGLDEAGYGYWGFSPASNPFGGYREYGVEQLGISSNGYASDEPATDVDAGYEGCREGTNPTPNFGDGVVTPHAAFLALPYDREGVLENLRGIRHDLGAYGPGGFFDAVATGSGTIADRYLSLDQSMIMAAIGNAELGDRLKEYFVDDDFEAAVRPLVEMQEFTARR; the protein is encoded by the coding sequence ATGCCGACCATGCCGACCCATCGCATCCGCCGCCGCATCCTCGCCGTGGCCGCCGTCGCCGGCCTCTCGATCGCCGTGCCCGTCGCGCCCGCCTTCGCCGGAGGGCACGGGCCGACGCCCCCGCCCGGCGACGCCGAACTGCGGGAGTACGCCCGCGACACCTGGGCCTCGATGGCCGCGATGGCGGACGAGCGCACCGGACTCGTCGCCGACCACATCGACGGCGCGCTCACCGCGCCGAGCGAGTACACGAGTCCGACCAACATCGGCGGCTACCTCTGGTCGGCGGTCGTCGCGCGCGATCTCGGCATCATCGACGGCAAGGAGGCCTTCCACCGCCTCAAGACCACGCTCAAGACCCTCGAGAAGCTCGAGCGGCACGAACCGAGCGGCATGTTCTACAACTGGTACTCGCCCACGACGGGCGAGAAACTCACCGCGTGGCCCGGGAGCGGCGACGTCGTGCATCCGTTCCTCTCCACCGTCGACAACGGATGGCTCGCGGCCGCGCTGCGCGTCGTCGCCTCCGCGGACCACCGGCTCGAGCAACGGGCCGACCGGCTCTACGAGACGATGGACTTCGGGTGGTTCCACGACACCGCCGCGCGTGACGGAGCGGGACTCAACCGCGGCGGATTCTGGGTCGACCAGCCCGGGGACACCTGCACGGTGCCTGGCAACTACGGGGGCGAAGGCCCCGACGTCTTCTACACGTGCCATTGGTACGACACCACGGTGAGCGAAGCGCGCATCGCGACCTACCTGGGCATCGCGAACGGCCAGATCCCCGCGACGGCGTACTTCGCCACCTACCGCACCATGCCCGAGCAGGGCTGCGACTACGCCTGGCAGGAGCAGAAGCCCGAGGGCGTGACGCGCGAGTACCTCGGCGTGCCCACCTACGAGGGCACCTACGAGTACGCAGGCATGCGCATCGTGCCGGCGTGGGGCGGCAGCATGTTCGAGGCGCTCATGCCCGACCTGTTCGTGCCGGAGGCGCAGTGGGGCGAGCGCTCGTGGGGTGTCAACCACCCCGCAACCGTGGAGGCGCAGAAACACCACGGTCTCGACGAGGCCGGATACGGCTACTGGGGTTTCAGCCCCGCGAGCAACCCGTTCGGCGGCTACCGCGAGTACGGCGTCGAGCAGCTCGGCATCAGCTCCAACGGGTATGCGAGCGACGAACCGGCGACGGATGTCGATGCCGGTTATGAGGGATGCCGCGAAGGCACCAACCCCACGCCGAACTTCGGCGACGGCGTCGTGACCCCGCACGCCGCGTTCCTCGCCCTGCCGTACGACCGCGAGGGAGTGCTCGAGAACCTGCGCGGCATCCGCCACGACCTCGGCGCCTACGGGCCCGGCGGCTTCTTCGACGCCGTCGCGACCGGCAGCGGCACGATCGCCGACCGCTACCTGAGCCTCGACCAGTCGATGATCATGGCGGCGATCGGCAACGCCGAGCTCGGTGACCGCCTGAAGGAGTACTTCGTCGACGACGACTTCGAGGCGGCCGTGCGTCCGCTCGTCGAGATGCAGGAGTTCACCGCCCGCCGCTGA
- a CDS encoding spermidine synthase produces the protein MDTEPSTALSVSGLRATIIEDPFVPGSYRLVVDGTPQSHVNPDDPTQLFFEYIQRIGHVIDQLGEPGSPITALHLGAGALTLPRYIAATRPGSRQQVIELERDLVDFVREHLPLPKSASIRVRYGDAREVVAKLPPGLDGSVDLIVVDIFSGARTPGHVTSLEFYESLRRLLAPGGVIAVNTADGPGLHFARGQASTLETAFGHLAVLAEAQVLKGRRFGNFVLVASPTELPLEWMPRLLAGGPHPARVVTGTELRDWIAGAPIVTDATAIPSPPPNRTVFQLRDRD, from the coding sequence GTGGACACCGAGCCGTCGACCGCCCTCAGCGTGAGCGGGCTGCGCGCCACGATCATCGAGGATCCATTCGTCCCCGGCAGCTACCGGCTCGTGGTCGACGGCACACCGCAGTCGCACGTGAACCCGGACGACCCCACCCAGCTGTTCTTCGAGTACATCCAGCGCATCGGGCATGTGATCGATCAGCTGGGCGAGCCGGGGTCGCCGATCACCGCGTTGCATCTCGGAGCGGGCGCGCTCACGCTCCCCCGGTACATCGCGGCGACCCGCCCGGGCTCCCGGCAGCAGGTGATCGAGCTCGAACGCGACCTCGTCGACTTCGTGCGCGAGCACCTGCCGCTGCCCAAGAGCGCGAGCATCCGGGTGCGCTACGGCGACGCCCGCGAGGTCGTCGCGAAGCTCCCGCCGGGACTCGACGGCAGCGTCGACCTCATCGTCGTGGACATCTTCAGCGGCGCCCGCACCCCCGGCCACGTGACGAGCCTCGAGTTCTACGAGTCGCTGCGCCGGCTGCTCGCCCCGGGCGGCGTCATCGCCGTCAACACGGCCGACGGTCCGGGCCTGCACTTCGCCCGCGGGCAGGCATCCACGCTCGAGACGGCGTTCGGGCACCTCGCGGTGCTCGCGGAGGCGCAGGTGCTGAAGGGTCGACGCTTCGGCAACTTCGTGCTCGTCGCCTCGCCGACCGAGCTGCCGCTCGAGTGGATGCCGCGCCTGCTGGCCGGCGGACCGCATCCGGCCCGCGTCGTCACGGGCACGGAGCTGCGGGACTGGATCGCCGGCGCCCCGATCGTCACGGATGCCACGGCGATCCCCTCTCCCCCACCGAACCGCACCGTCTTCCAGCTGCGCGACCGCGACTGA
- a CDS encoding PQQ-dependent sugar dehydrogenase has product MDRRPFLLALSTASVLALAACAAPVTGDPEPVPTGASSATEQPSAGPVQPVGEPEVVAEGFDVPWSVVPLGDGGALVSERGTALVKQVLPDGSVREVAQVPGVEPAGEGGLLGLARLDDGDSVWLYAYLTAASDNRVVRMPLTGDPARLALGEPEVVLEGIAKNSTHNGGRIAFGPDGMLYVTAGDAQQRDAAQDPASLSGKILRIAPDGTVPADNPFPGSAVYSIGHRNPQGIAWDDGGQLWAAEFGQNTWDEFNVIRPGANYGWPVVEGIGDDPAYVNPVYQWSTSEASPSGLAFVDGTFFLAALRGQRVWAIYTDTGEASAVPWFEGEFGRIRDVTRGPDGALWFLTNDTGNDRLMRVGLGPLQEG; this is encoded by the coding sequence ATGGACCGCCGACCGTTCCTGCTCGCGTTGAGCACCGCATCCGTTCTCGCCCTCGCCGCGTGCGCCGCCCCGGTGACGGGCGACCCCGAACCGGTGCCGACCGGCGCCTCGTCGGCCACCGAGCAGCCGTCGGCCGGACCGGTGCAGCCCGTCGGCGAACCGGAGGTCGTGGCGGAGGGGTTCGACGTGCCGTGGTCGGTCGTGCCCCTGGGCGACGGCGGGGCGCTCGTGAGTGAACGCGGCACCGCGCTCGTCAAGCAGGTGCTCCCCGACGGCAGCGTGCGCGAGGTCGCCCAGGTGCCGGGGGTGGAACCCGCCGGCGAGGGCGGGCTGCTGGGCCTCGCCCGCCTCGACGACGGCGACTCCGTGTGGCTGTACGCCTACCTCACGGCCGCATCCGACAACCGGGTGGTGCGGATGCCGCTCACCGGCGATCCCGCCCGGCTCGCGCTCGGCGAGCCCGAGGTCGTGCTCGAGGGCATCGCGAAGAACTCGACCCACAACGGCGGGCGCATCGCGTTCGGACCGGACGGGATGCTCTACGTCACCGCCGGTGACGCGCAGCAGCGCGACGCCGCCCAGGACCCGGCGAGCCTGTCGGGCAAGATCCTGCGCATCGCGCCCGACGGCACCGTGCCCGCCGACAACCCGTTCCCGGGCTCCGCCGTCTACTCGATCGGGCACCGCAATCCGCAGGGCATCGCGTGGGACGACGGCGGGCAGTTGTGGGCGGCCGAGTTCGGGCAGAACACGTGGGACGAGTTCAACGTCATCCGCCCCGGCGCGAACTACGGCTGGCCCGTCGTCGAGGGCATCGGCGACGACCCCGCCTACGTCAACCCCGTGTACCAGTGGTCGACGAGCGAGGCGAGCCCGAGCGGGCTCGCGTTCGTCGACGGCACGTTCTTCCTCGCCGCCCTGCGCGGCCAGCGGGTGTGGGCGATCTACACCGACACGGGCGAGGCCTCGGCGGTGCCGTGGTTCGAGGGCGAGTTCGGTCGCATCCGCGACGTGACCCGCGGCCCGGACGGCGCGCTCTGGTTCCTGACGAACGACACCGGGAACGACCGGTTGATGCGCGTCGGTCTCGGGCCGTTGCAGGAGGGCTGA